A section of the Metabacillus endolithicus genome encodes:
- the accA gene encoding acetyl-CoA carboxylase carboxyl transferase subunit alpha, whose translation MVGEMEFEKPVTELRAKIKELKDFTAQSDVDLSSEIEKLEARLEKLENEIYTNIKPWDRVQIARHPSRPTTLDYIEQIFTNFLECHGDRYYGDDDAIVSGIAKFRDVPVTVIGHQRGKDTKENIRRNFGMPHPEGYRKALRLMKQADKFNRPIICFIDTKGAYPGKAAEERGQSEAIAKNLFEMAGLSVPVICIVIGEGGSGGALALGVGNYIHMLENSTYSVISPEGAAALLWKDSGLAKKAAETMKITAPDLKQLGVVDEIIPEVKGGAHKDVAQQATNITEVIASSLKTLSSMTGEELIQHRYEKYKRIGQVSFANDLLGVK comes from the coding sequence ATGGTAGGTGAAATGGAGTTTGAAAAGCCAGTTACCGAGCTTAGAGCTAAAATTAAAGAACTGAAAGATTTTACTGCTCAATCTGATGTTGATTTATCATCTGAAATTGAAAAATTAGAAGCAAGATTAGAAAAGCTTGAAAATGAAATTTATACAAATATAAAGCCTTGGGATCGTGTTCAAATTGCAAGGCATCCTAGTCGCCCTACAACTCTAGATTATATTGAACAAATTTTTACTAATTTCTTAGAATGTCATGGTGACCGATATTATGGTGATGATGATGCCATTGTTAGTGGTATAGCTAAGTTCAGAGATGTACCAGTAACTGTAATTGGTCACCAGCGTGGTAAAGATACAAAAGAAAATATTCGAAGAAATTTTGGTATGCCACATCCTGAAGGCTATCGTAAAGCATTACGGTTGATGAAACAAGCTGATAAATTCAATCGTCCGATTATATGTTTTATAGATACAAAAGGTGCTTATCCAGGAAAAGCAGCTGAAGAAAGAGGACAAAGTGAAGCAATTGCTAAAAACTTGTTCGAAATGGCTGGTTTATCTGTTCCAGTTATTTGTATCGTTATTGGAGAAGGTGGTAGTGGTGGAGCACTAGCATTAGGTGTAGGAAATTATATTCATATGTTGGAGAACTCTACCTACTCTGTTATTTCTCCTGAAGGTGCAGCAGCATTACTTTGGAAAGACTCAGGATTAGCAAAGAAAGCTGCAGAAACGATGAAAATAACTGCCCCAGATTTAAAGCAACTTGGTGTTGTTGATGAAATTATCCCAGAAGTAAAAGGTGGAGCACATAAAGATGTAGCTCAGCAAGCAACCAATATTACTGAGGTAATCGCAAGCTCTTTAAAAACTCTCTCAAGTATGACAGGGGAAGAATTAATTCAGCATCGTTATGAAAAATATAAAAGAATAGGTCAAGTATCGTTTGCAAACGATCTACTTGGGGTAAAATAG
- the icd gene encoding NADP-dependent isocitrate dehydrogenase has protein sequence MTQGEKITTTNGVLNVPNNPVIPFIEGDGIGPDIWASASRVLEAAVEKAYNGEKQIVWKEVLAGEKAFNQTGEWLPAETLDMIREYLIAIKGPLTTPIGGGIRSLNVALRQELDLFTCLRPVRYFQGVPSPVKRPEDTDMVIFRENTEDIYAGIEYANGSDEVKKLISFLQNEMGVNKIRFPETSGIGIKPVSQEGTSRLVRAAINYAIEHGRKSVTLVHKGNIMKFTEGAFKNWGYELAEKEFGDKVFTWAEYDRIVENEGKDAANKAQADAEAAGKIIVKDSIADIFLQQILTRPREFDVVATMNLNGDYISDALAAQVGGIGIAPGANINYETGHAIFEATHGTAPKYAGLDKVNPSSVLLSGVLMLEHLGWTEAAELVMKSVEKTIASKVVTYDFARLMEGATEVKCSEFGDELIKNMG, from the coding sequence TTGACACAAGGTGAAAAAATTACAACAACTAATGGAGTATTAAACGTACCAAACAACCCAGTAATCCCATTCATCGAAGGAGATGGTATTGGTCCTGATATCTGGGCGTCTGCATCACGTGTTTTAGAAGCAGCTGTTGAAAAAGCATACAACGGAGAAAAACAAATCGTATGGAAAGAAGTATTAGCTGGTGAAAAGGCTTTTAACCAAACAGGTGAATGGTTACCAGCAGAAACACTTGATATGATTCGTGAATATCTAATTGCAATCAAAGGACCTCTAACAACACCAATCGGTGGAGGAATTCGTTCTCTAAACGTTGCACTTCGTCAAGAATTAGATTTATTCACTTGCTTACGTCCAGTGCGCTATTTCCAAGGTGTACCTTCTCCAGTTAAACGTCCAGAAGATACAGATATGGTTATCTTCCGTGAAAATACAGAAGATATTTATGCTGGTATTGAATATGCAAATGGTTCAGATGAAGTTAAAAAGCTTATCAGCTTTTTACAAAATGAAATGGGTGTTAATAAAATTCGTTTCCCAGAAACATCTGGTATCGGAATTAAGCCTGTATCACAAGAAGGTACTAGCCGCTTAGTGAGAGCTGCTATTAACTATGCAATTGAACATGGCCGTAAATCAGTAACACTTGTTCACAAAGGTAACATTATGAAATTTACTGAAGGTGCTTTCAAAAACTGGGGTTATGAACTAGCTGAGAAAGAATTCGGTGATAAAGTATTTACATGGGCTGAATACGACCGCATCGTTGAAAACGAAGGTAAAGATGCTGCAAACAAAGCTCAAGCTGATGCTGAAGCAGCAGGGAAAATCATTGTAAAAGATTCTATTGCAGATATCTTCTTACAACAAATTCTAACTCGTCCACGTGAGTTCGATGTTGTTGCGACAATGAACTTAAATGGTGACTATATCTCTGATGCACTTGCTGCACAAGTTGGTGGTATCGGTATTGCTCCAGGGGCAAACATTAACTATGAAACAGGACATGCAATTTTCGAAGCAACTCACGGTACTGCTCCTAAATATGCAGGTCTTGATAAGGTTAACCCATCTTCTGTTCTTCTTTCTGGTGTTCTTATGCTTGAGCATTTAGGATGGACTGAAGCTGCTGAATTAGTAATGAAATCAGTAGAGAAAACTATTGCTTCAAAAGTTGTAACTTATGACTTTGCTCGTTTAATGGAAGGTGCAACTGAAGTTAAATGCTCTGAGTTCGGTGATGAATTAATCAAAAACATGGGTTAA
- the pfkA gene encoding 6-phosphofructokinase encodes MKKIGVLTSGGDSPGMNAAVRAVVRKAIYHDVEVYGIYHGYTGLIEGRIEKLELGSVGDIIHRGGTKLYSARCPEFKTIEGQKKGIEQLKKHGIEGLVVIGGDGSYMGAKKLTEHGFPCVGVPGTIDNDIPGTDFTIGFDTALNTVIDAIDKIRDTATSHERTYVIEVMGRHAGDIALWSGLAGGAETILIPEADYDMDNVVARLKRGHERGKKHSIIVVAEGVGSGVEFAKQIEEATSFETRVSVLGHVQRGGSPTAFDRVLASRLGAYAVELLLEGKGGRCVGIQKNELVHHDILEILDQPHTIDDNMYRLSKELSI; translated from the coding sequence TTGAAAAAAATTGGCGTCTTAACCAGTGGTGGAGATTCCCCTGGTATGAATGCTGCTGTTAGGGCAGTTGTACGTAAAGCGATCTATCATGATGTAGAGGTTTATGGAATCTACCATGGATATACAGGTTTAATCGAAGGAAGAATAGAAAAATTAGAACTTGGCTCTGTAGGTGATATTATTCACCGCGGAGGTACGAAATTATATTCTGCTAGATGTCCCGAATTTAAAACAATAGAAGGTCAGAAAAAAGGGATTGAACAGTTAAAGAAACATGGGATTGAAGGCCTAGTTGTTATTGGTGGAGACGGTTCCTACATGGGAGCAAAAAAACTAACTGAACATGGTTTTCCATGTGTAGGTGTTCCTGGAACTATTGATAATGACATCCCTGGTACAGATTTTACTATTGGATTTGATACAGCACTTAATACAGTTATAGATGCAATTGATAAAATTCGTGATACAGCTACATCACACGAACGTACATATGTTATTGAAGTAATGGGAAGACATGCTGGTGATATTGCCCTTTGGTCTGGTTTGGCTGGAGGAGCAGAAACAATCTTAATACCGGAAGCTGACTATGACATGGACAATGTTGTTGCCCGCTTAAAACGTGGTCATGAGCGAGGAAAGAAACATAGTATTATTGTAGTTGCAGAAGGTGTAGGCAGTGGAGTTGAATTTGCTAAGCAAATTGAAGAAGCTACTTCATTTGAGACTCGTGTTTCTGTACTAGGTCATGTTCAGCGTGGAGGTTCACCAACTGCTTTTGATCGTGTATTAGCAAGCAGACTAGGTGCGTATGCTGTTGAATTATTATTAGAAGGAAAAGGTGGACGTTGTGTTGGTATACAAAAGAACGAACTTGTTCACCATGATATTCTTGAAATACTAGATCAACCACATACGATTGATGATAATATGTACCGATTGTCTAAAGAATTATCTATATAA
- the pyk gene encoding pyruvate kinase — protein sequence MRKTKIVCTIGPASESIDKLSELMQAGMNVARLNFSHGDFDEHGARIKNIREASAELNKTVAILLDTKGPEIRTNTMENGAIELEAGKEIIVSMTEVIGTTEKFSVTYEGLIDDVHIGSTILLDDGLIELEVIGLDQSKGEIKTLIKNTGTLKNKKGVNVPGVSVKLPGITEKDAKDIVFGIEQDVDFIAASFVRRASDVLEIRELLEEHNAGHIQIIPKIENQEGVDNIDEILEVSDGLMVARGDLGVEIPAEEVPLVQKELIRKCNALGKPVITATQMLDSMQRNPRPTRAEASDVANAIFDGTDAIMLSGETAAGTYPVEAVKTMHNIASRAEQALDYKQILSKRSAQVGTTITDAIGQSTAYTALNLGVSAIVTPTESGHTARMISKYRPKAPIIAVTVSDSYSRKLALVWGVYPRSGNHSTTTDEMLDHSVLEAINSGLVTHGDLIVITAGVPVGEAGTTNLMKVHVIGDVIAKGQGIGRKSAFGKVVVASTANDAQEKMTQGAILVAQGTDRDMMDALEKASALVTEEGGLTSHAAVVGLSLGIPVIVGVENATTLLKDGQDITVDAVRGVIYQGHASVL from the coding sequence ATGCGCAAAACGAAAATTGTATGTACAATTGGTCCTGCGAGTGAATCAATTGATAAATTATCAGAATTAATGCAGGCTGGAATGAATGTAGCACGTTTGAATTTTTCACACGGTGATTTTGATGAGCATGGTGCAAGAATTAAAAATATTAGAGAGGCTTCTGCCGAACTAAACAAAACTGTAGCTATTCTTCTAGATACTAAAGGCCCTGAAATCCGCACAAACACAATGGAAAATGGTGCTATTGAGCTTGAGGCAGGAAAAGAAATCATTGTGTCAATGACAGAAGTAATTGGTACAACAGAAAAGTTCTCTGTTACATATGAAGGACTTATTGATGATGTACATATTGGGTCAACAATTTTACTAGATGATGGTCTAATTGAGTTGGAAGTAATCGGTCTTGACCAATCAAAAGGTGAGATTAAAACATTAATTAAAAATACTGGTACATTAAAAAATAAAAAAGGTGTTAACGTACCAGGAGTTAGTGTGAAGCTTCCAGGTATTACTGAAAAAGATGCTAAAGATATTGTTTTTGGTATTGAACAGGATGTTGACTTTATAGCTGCTTCATTCGTTCGTCGTGCTTCAGACGTACTTGAAATTCGCGAGCTCCTTGAAGAGCATAATGCAGGCCATATTCAAATTATCCCTAAAATTGAGAATCAAGAAGGTGTAGATAACATCGATGAGATTCTTGAAGTGTCAGACGGTTTAATGGTTGCTCGTGGAGATTTGGGTGTTGAGATTCCTGCAGAGGAAGTTCCATTAGTTCAAAAAGAATTAATTCGTAAATGTAATGCTCTAGGAAAGCCTGTTATTACAGCTACTCAAATGCTTGATAGTATGCAACGTAACCCAAGACCGACTAGAGCGGAAGCAAGTGACGTAGCCAATGCTATTTTTGACGGTACGGATGCGATTATGCTTTCTGGTGAGACTGCTGCCGGTACTTATCCAGTGGAAGCGGTTAAAACAATGCACAATATTGCTTCAAGAGCAGAGCAAGCTTTAGATTATAAGCAAATTTTATCGAAGCGCAGTGCTCAGGTTGGCACAACAATCACAGATGCGATTGGCCAATCTACAGCTTATACAGCTCTAAATTTAGGTGTATCAGCAATTGTTACTCCAACAGAGAGTGGACACACTGCAAGAATGATTTCAAAATATCGTCCTAAAGCACCAATCATTGCTGTAACAGTTTCTGATTCATATTCTCGTAAGTTAGCTTTAGTATGGGGTGTTTACCCAAGAAGCGGAAATCACTCAACAACAACAGATGAAATGCTAGATCATTCTGTATTAGAAGCAATTAATAGTGGACTTGTGACACATGGTGATCTTATTGTGATTACAGCGGGTGTACCTGTTGGTGAAGCAGGCACAACAAACCTTATGAAAGTCCACGTTATTGGAGATGTAATTGCAAAGGGACAAGGCATCGGACGTAAATCAGCTTTTGGTAAGGTTGTAGTGGCAAGCACTGCAAATGATGCACAAGAAAAAATGACACAAGGTGCTATACTTGTTGCACAAGGAACTGACCGTGATATGATGGATGCTCTTGAGAAAGCATCTGCTCTTGTAACAGAAGAAGGTGGCTTAACAAGTCATGCTGCTGTTGTGGGATTAAGTCTTGGAATTCCTGTTATTGTAGGTGTAGAAAACGCAACAACATTGTTAAAAGATGGTCAAGATATTACAGTAGATGCTGTTCGAGGAGTTATTTACCAAGGACATGCGAGTGTACTATAA
- a CDS encoding NAD(P)-dependent malic enzyme: protein MSLREEALHIHRVNKGKLESKSKIPVKNAYDLSLAYSPGVAEPCKDIYDDKSKVYDYTMKGNMVAVVSDGTAVLGLGNIGPEAALPVMEGKAVLFKSFAGVDAFPICLNTTDIDEIVNTVKLLEPTFGGVNLEDIAAPNCFVIEERLKKETNIPIFHDDQHGTAIVTVAGLVNALKLVGKSMSNIRVVANGAGAAGIAIIKLLYSYGVRDIIMCDTKGAIFENRSHGMNNVKSEVAKYTNRDQLEGSLADVIKGADVFIGVSVEGALSKEMVQSMNENPIIFAMANPVPEIMPNEAKEAGAMVIGTGRSDFPNQVNNVLAFPGIFRGALDVRATHINEKMKIAAVEAIAALVSEKDLSPDYVIPAPFDPRVAPAVASAVAKAAMETGVARIKVDPEEVAEKTRQLAIID from the coding sequence ATGTCATTGAGAGAAGAAGCCTTACATATTCATCGTGTTAACAAAGGGAAATTAGAATCAAAGTCAAAGATTCCAGTAAAAAACGCTTATGATTTAAGCCTTGCTTATTCACCTGGTGTAGCTGAACCTTGTAAAGATATCTATGATGATAAAAGCAAAGTCTATGATTATACGATGAAAGGTAATATGGTTGCAGTAGTTTCTGATGGTACGGCTGTGCTCGGGTTAGGAAACATTGGTCCTGAAGCAGCATTACCGGTTATGGAAGGAAAAGCAGTTCTTTTCAAAAGTTTTGCTGGAGTGGATGCATTTCCAATTTGTTTAAACACAACAGATATTGATGAAATTGTTAATACAGTTAAGTTGCTTGAACCAACGTTTGGTGGAGTAAACTTAGAAGACATAGCTGCTCCTAATTGTTTTGTTATTGAAGAACGTTTAAAAAAGGAAACGAATATCCCTATTTTTCACGATGACCAACATGGTACTGCAATTGTAACTGTAGCAGGACTTGTTAATGCTCTTAAATTAGTTGGAAAAAGTATGTCTAATATCCGGGTTGTAGCTAACGGTGCAGGTGCAGCGGGTATTGCAATCATTAAACTTTTATATAGCTATGGTGTAAGAGATATTATTATGTGTGACACGAAAGGTGCAATCTTTGAAAATCGTTCACACGGTATGAACAATGTGAAATCTGAGGTAGCTAAATATACAAATAGAGATCAGCTGGAAGGTAGTTTGGCCGATGTTATTAAGGGTGCCGATGTATTTATTGGAGTTTCGGTTGAAGGGGCCTTGTCTAAAGAAATGGTTCAATCAATGAATGAGAATCCAATTATCTTTGCTATGGCTAATCCTGTTCCAGAAATTATGCCGAATGAAGCTAAAGAAGCAGGGGCGATGGTTATTGGAACAGGCCGATCTGATTTTCCAAACCAAGTAAACAATGTATTGGCCTTCCCAGGGATTTTTAGAGGTGCGTTAGATGTACGTGCTACACACATTAATGAGAAAATGAAAATTGCGGCGGTTGAGGCAATCGCAGCACTTGTTTCTGAAAAGGATTTAAGTCCAGATTATGTTATTCCGGCACCATTTGATCCAAGAGTGGCACCAGCTGTTGCTTCAGCAGTAGCTAAGGCAGCAATGGAAACCGGTGTGGCAAGAATAAAAGTCGATCCGGAGGAAGTTGCTGAGAAAACGAGGCAATTAGCCATCATTGATTAA
- the ytvI gene encoding sporulation integral membrane protein YtvI yields MNMNYLYSMLRILLIIAVTCLALSICYYLSTLTYPFLIAILIAMIINPLVNGLERILRIPRGFSVIISIILLICLIAGILILLVAEIVTGTTYLARVLPGHLELLAVYIETFFVTKIMPLYNQLTYLFNSLESNQQQSIITNIQNIGESVASSVGNFIKGFLENIPVIISWLPNAATVIIFSLLATFFISKDWYKFKSAVSGLLPQRAKSSGRTITDELKKALIGFVRAQATLISITTAIVLIGLLILRVDYAITIALLIGLVDILPYLGTGLVFIPWIIYLSFSGGIPLAIGLGVLYLIVLIQRQIMEPKVLSSNIGLDPLATLVSLFIGYQLIGFLGLIAGPVALVVLKTFKSAGLYEDLWKFIIGNNR; encoded by the coding sequence GTGAATATGAATTATTTATATAGCATGTTAAGAATTTTACTTATTATAGCTGTTACATGTTTAGCATTATCAATATGTTATTATCTATCTACTTTGACCTATCCATTTTTAATTGCAATCTTAATTGCTATGATTATTAATCCTCTTGTAAATGGGTTGGAACGGATCCTCAGGATTCCTAGAGGATTTTCAGTGATTATCTCAATTATTTTACTGATTTGTTTAATTGCAGGTATTCTCATTCTTTTAGTAGCAGAAATTGTAACAGGCACCACCTATTTGGCAAGAGTTCTCCCTGGACATTTAGAGTTGTTAGCTGTATATATCGAAACGTTTTTTGTCACAAAAATCATGCCACTATATAACCAACTAACATACCTTTTTAACAGTCTTGAATCAAATCAACAACAATCCATTATCACAAACATTCAAAATATTGGTGAATCAGTTGCATCTAGTGTTGGAAATTTCATCAAAGGCTTTTTAGAAAATATTCCAGTTATCATTAGTTGGCTCCCAAATGCCGCAACTGTCATCATCTTTTCTTTACTTGCAACCTTTTTCATTAGTAAAGATTGGTATAAATTCAAATCTGCTGTTTCTGGTTTACTACCACAGAGAGCAAAATCAAGTGGAAGGACAATTACTGATGAGTTAAAGAAAGCATTGATAGGTTTTGTTCGTGCACAAGCAACCCTAATTTCCATTACCACCGCCATTGTTTTAATAGGCCTTTTGATTTTACGGGTTGATTATGCTATTACAATCGCTTTATTAATCGGTTTAGTTGATATTCTCCCATATTTAGGTACGGGTTTAGTGTTCATTCCATGGATTATTTATTTATCGTTTAGTGGAGGAATACCGCTTGCAATTGGACTAGGAGTATTATACCTTATCGTCTTAATACAGCGTCAAATAATGGAACCAAAAGTACTTTCCTCCAATATCGGACTTGACCCACTTGCTACCCTTGTTTCACTTTTTATTGGTTATCAACTAATTGGCTTTTTAGGACTGATAGCTGGGCCAGTCGCATTAGTCGTATTAAAAACATTTAAAAGTGCGGGCCTTTATGAGGACCTATGGAAATTCATCATAGGGAATAATAGATAA
- a CDS encoding FadR/GntR family transcriptional regulator — translation MSDSSLTTPHSKVYIEILRHIRAIIAEKQLSYGDKIPSERELAENLKVGRSSVREALRALELLGMIETRRGEGTFIKDFREHNLIELLGTFILDDTKAIKDVIKMNELLEKNALQLILQSDINVQLEELSSKVQDTEITRFELMTELVKLANNFLLYRIWNVLNEYVSFVYKGDQSHSSSKKHLAMLLDALIKKDHLEVFIQYEAVSLKENVE, via the coding sequence GTGAGTGATTCTTCTTTGACAACTCCGCATTCAAAAGTTTATATTGAAATCCTTCGCCATATTCGCGCAATTATTGCAGAAAAACAGCTTTCTTATGGAGATAAAATTCCTTCAGAAAGAGAGCTGGCTGAGAATTTAAAAGTTGGAAGATCTTCTGTTCGTGAAGCGTTAAGAGCCCTTGAATTATTAGGAATGATTGAAACGAGAAGAGGCGAAGGAACTTTTATAAAGGATTTTAGAGAACATAATTTAATTGAACTGCTGGGTACCTTTATTCTTGATGATACAAAAGCAATAAAGGATGTTATTAAAATGAACGAGCTATTAGAAAAAAATGCCCTGCAGCTAATCTTACAAAGTGACATAAATGTACAATTAGAAGAATTATCTAGTAAAGTTCAGGATACAGAGATAACAAGATTTGAATTAATGACTGAGCTTGTTAAATTAGCAAACAATTTTCTCTTATATCGAATTTGGAATGTTTTAAACGAATATGTCAGCTTTGTATATAAAGGTGATCAATCGCATAGTTCTTCAAAAAAACATTTAGCAATGTTGCTTGATGCTTTAATAAAAAAGGATCATTTAGAAGTGTTTATTCAGTATGAAGCGGTATCCCTTAAAGAAAATGTCGAATAG
- the accD gene encoding acetyl-CoA carboxylase, carboxyltransferase subunit beta, which yields MLKDLFTKPKPKKKKYASIPSEQAKQDVPEGIVIKCPNCKKIMYTKELNKNLKVCMNCGYHHQMNARERIESLFDESSFLEYDQNMISENPLNFPDYEEKLEKDRQKTKQNEAVVTGEGLINGFRTAVAIMDASFRMGSMGSVVGEKITRAIENANEKGLPIIIFTASGGARMQEGVLSLMQMAKTSSALKLFSDNGGLIISVMTHPTTGGVSASFASLGDYNFAEPGALIGFAGRRIIEQTIREDLPEDFQTAEFLLKHGQLDNVINRQDLKETLGSILDIHQTGGEITW from the coding sequence TTGTTAAAAGATTTATTTACTAAGCCAAAACCAAAGAAAAAGAAATATGCCTCAATTCCTTCTGAGCAGGCTAAGCAAGATGTTCCGGAAGGGATTGTCATAAAATGCCCGAATTGTAAAAAGATCATGTATACGAAAGAACTTAATAAAAATCTAAAAGTTTGTATGAATTGTGGATATCATCATCAAATGAACGCTAGAGAGCGAATCGAGAGCTTATTTGATGAAAGTAGCTTCCTTGAATATGATCAAAACATGATATCTGAAAATCCTCTAAACTTCCCTGATTATGAGGAAAAACTTGAAAAAGATCGTCAAAAAACAAAACAAAATGAAGCTGTAGTGACAGGAGAAGGTCTGATAAACGGCTTTAGAACAGCTGTGGCTATCATGGACGCTAGTTTTAGAATGGGAAGTATGGGTTCTGTTGTAGGAGAAAAAATTACTCGAGCAATAGAAAATGCGAATGAAAAAGGATTACCGATTATTATTTTTACTGCTTCCGGCGGGGCTAGGATGCAAGAAGGTGTTTTAAGTCTCATGCAAATGGCTAAAACAAGTTCTGCCCTTAAGCTTTTTAGTGATAATGGCGGGTTGATCATTTCTGTTATGACACATCCAACAACTGGAGGAGTTTCGGCAAGCTTTGCATCACTAGGTGACTATAATTTTGCTGAGCCAGGTGCTTTAATTGGGTTTGCTGGTAGAAGAATTATTGAACAAACCATTAGAGAAGATCTTCCTGAAGACTTCCAAACAGCAGAATTTTTACTGAAGCACGGGCAATTAGACAATGTTATTAATCGCCAAGATTTAAAGGAAACTCTTGGGAGCATACTTGATATTCATCAAACAGGAGGTGAAATAACATGGTAG
- a CDS encoding FxsA family protein: MRLLMFLIIVIPALEIGILILSGNTIGPIPTVLLIILTGVVGAWLAKKQGLETLRKAQQEMQYGQIPGMAIIDGLCILIGGVLLLTPGFITDTVGFLLLFPFSRNKFKPILLTTIRKMIDKNQITIIR, encoded by the coding sequence ATGCGATTATTAATGTTTCTCATTATTGTTATACCTGCTCTAGAAATCGGAATTCTAATACTATCAGGAAATACAATTGGCCCAATTCCAACTGTATTACTTATTATTTTAACGGGTGTTGTAGGAGCTTGGCTTGCTAAGAAACAAGGATTGGAAACGTTAAGAAAAGCTCAGCAAGAAATGCAATATGGACAAATTCCTGGAATGGCCATTATTGATGGGCTTTGTATCTTGATTGGTGGAGTTTTGTTATTAACTCCTGGGTTTATAACAGATACAGTAGGGTTTTTATTGTTATTTCCATTTAGCAGAAATAAGTTTAAACCGATTTTATTAACAACTATTCGAAAAATGATTGATAAAAATCAGATAACGATCATAAGGTAG